One genomic window of Buchnera aphidicola (Drepanosiphum platanoidis) includes the following:
- the fbaA gene encoding class II fructose-bisphosphate aldolase codes for MKKKNKNVFKGVLNGKLTKQIFKIAKKKKFAIPAINCFNTDSINAALLAASKINSPIIIQFSYGGSIFFSGSLNMINDLNKKATIGAILGAKYVHKVSKYYNIPIILHTDHCNKKILPWLKNLIQYEKKYFKKKNKSLFSSHMIDLSQEPIKENIKTCKKYLKKIEKINMLLEVELGCTGGEEDGVNNENIKNNLLYTNPKDINYAYQQLKKINSKFILAAAFGNVHGVYQPGKVKLKPKILKKCQKYVKDKNKIIKKNPLNFVFHGGSGSKISDIKSSIKYGVVKINFDTDVQWSQWKGILKFYKKNKNFLKNQIGNPKGKNQPNKKYYDPRNWIEHSKNSCCKKIKKIYHCLNAYNIIKKYL; via the coding sequence ATGAAAAAAAAAAATAAAAATGTTTTTAAAGGAGTTTTAAATGGAAAACTTACAAAACAAATATTTAAAATTGCTAAAAAAAAAAAATTTGCAATACCAGCAATAAATTGTTTTAATACAGATTCTATTAATGCTGCTTTATTAGCAGCTTCAAAAATAAATTCTCCAATTATAATTCAATTTTCATATGGAGGCTCTATTTTTTTTTCTGGATCATTAAATATGATAAATGATCTAAATAAAAAAGCTACAATTGGAGCAATTTTAGGAGCAAAATATGTTCATAAAGTTTCTAAATATTATAATATTCCAATTATTTTACATACAGACCATTGTAATAAAAAAATATTACCTTGGCTAAAAAATTTGATACAATATGAAAAAAAATACTTTAAAAAAAAAAATAAAAGTTTATTTTCTTCTCATATGATTGATTTATCACAAGAGCCAATAAAAGAAAACATCAAAACTTGTAAGAAATATTTAAAAAAAATTGAAAAAATTAATATGTTATTGGAAGTAGAGTTAGGATGTACTGGAGGGGAAGAAGATGGAGTAAATAATGAAAACATTAAAAATAATTTATTATATACTAACCCTAAAGATATTAATTATGCTTATCAACAATTAAAAAAAATAAACTCAAAATTTATTTTAGCTGCAGCTTTTGGAAATGTTCATGGAGTTTATCAACCAGGAAAAGTAAAATTAAAACCAAAAATTTTAAAAAAATGTCAAAAATATGTAAAAGATAAAAATAAAATAATTAAAAAAAATCCTTTAAATTTCGTATTTCATGGAGGTTCTGGATCTAAAATATCTGATATTAAATCATCAATTAAATATGGAGTGGTAAAAATAAATTTTGATACAGATGTACAATGGTCTCAATGGAAAGGAATTCTAAAATTTTATAAAAAAAATAAAAATTTTTTAAAAAATCAAATTGGTAATCCAAAAGGAAAAAACCAACCAAATAAAAAATACTATGATCCTAGAAATTGGATTGAACATTCTAAAAATTCATGCTGCAAAAAAATAAAAAAAATATATCATTGTTTAAATGCTTATAATATTATCAAAAAATATTTATAA
- a CDS encoding mechanosensitive ion channel domain-containing protein: MTEPKINNIFLNFKNWMLQNQNILLHFITKICITFFIVTTGIYCFQNFINRTNQSIFQSCKKNLLKNFLLTCFKYSIIFFILICIFHKIGIRSNSIVAILGIFSLTLGFIIQGSISNLTSGILLLTLNALKIGEYVSIGKFSGSVLNVHIFYTVLKTVDGKIILIPNNKIITDIIVNYSKEPFRRNEFLIGISHNSNVKLVKKILIKIIKSDHQVIQSKDIIAELHEISPCSLNFVVRCWSKTEELNIVYWRLLKKFKVGLEKKNIEIFQLQINLMPINNLNNNINYINNNINQLKKII, encoded by the coding sequence ATGACTGAGCCAAAAATTAATAATATTTTTTTAAATTTTAAAAATTGGATGTTACAAAATCAAAATATTTTATTACATTTTATTACAAAAATTTGTATAACTTTCTTTATAGTTACAACTGGAATTTATTGTTTTCAAAATTTCATAAATAGAACGAATCAATCAATTTTTCAAAGTTGCAAAAAAAATTTATTAAAAAATTTTTTATTAACATGTTTTAAATATAGTATTATTTTTTTTATTTTAATTTGTATATTTCACAAAATTGGAATTCGATCAAATTCCATAGTAGCAATTTTAGGAATTTTTAGCTTAACTCTAGGTTTTATAATTCAAGGATCAATATCTAATCTAACATCTGGAATTCTTCTTCTTACTTTAAATGCATTAAAAATTGGAGAATATGTAAGTATTGGAAAATTTTCAGGGTCTGTATTAAACGTTCATATTTTTTATACTGTTTTAAAAACAGTAGATGGTAAAATTATTTTAATTCCTAATAATAAAATTATTACAGATATTATTGTAAATTACTCTAAAGAACCTTTTAGAAGAAATGAATTTTTAATTGGAATATCTCATAATTCTAATGTAAAATTAGTAAAAAAAATTTTAATAAAAATTATAAAATCTGATCATCAAGTAATACAATCAAAAGATATTATTGCGGAATTACATGAAATATCTCCATGTTCTTTAAATTTTGTAGTTAGATGTTGGAGTAAAACAGAAGAGTTAAATATAGTATATTGGAGATTATTAAAAAAATTCAAAGTTGGTTTAGAAAAAAAAAATATAGAAATTTTTCAATTACAAATAAATTTAATGCCAATTAATAACTTAAATAATAATATAAATTACATAAATAACAACATAAACCAATTAAAAAAAATAATTTAA
- the pgk gene encoding phosphoglycerate kinase has product MKILKMKDIDLKNKKVLIRLDLNVPIKNKKITSSARIKASLPTIKLALKKKAKIIIISHLGRPKEGRYCSNHSLLPIVKYMSKKLPKIKIHFLKKIKSIKKIKKKSLLILENVRFNIGEKKNDILLAKKYANLCDVFVMDAFGTAHRKEASTYGVMKFAKISCAGPLLVSEIKALKKAIKNPKRPLVTILGGSKISTKFKLLKKLSKVSDTIITGGGIANTFLAIKNNIGKSIFEKEYIKLAKKLLHKYNIIIPTDSKLKILKNKKKYSVKTKKIYNIKKNEEIMDIGKKSIKKYKKIIKKAKTIIWNGPVGVFENKKFRKGTKKIAHFIAKNSGFSLAGGGDTLAVIEMFNIKKNISYISTGGGAFLKFIESGTLPIIKMLKQVYNKKLLREKYEKKK; this is encoded by the coding sequence ATGAAAATTTTAAAAATGAAAGATATAGATTTAAAAAATAAAAAAGTTTTAATTAGATTAGATTTAAATGTTCCTATAAAAAATAAAAAAATCACTTCTTCTGCTAGAATAAAAGCATCATTGCCAACTATAAAATTAGCATTAAAAAAAAAAGCTAAAATAATCATTATATCACATTTAGGAAGACCAAAAGAAGGAAGATATTGTTCAAACCATAGTTTACTTCCAATAGTAAAATACATGTCAAAAAAATTACCTAAAATAAAAATACATTTTTTAAAAAAAATAAAATCTATAAAAAAAATAAAAAAAAAAAGTTTGTTAATATTAGAAAATGTAAGATTTAATATAGGTGAAAAAAAAAATGATATATTATTAGCTAAAAAATATGCAAATTTATGCGATGTTTTTGTAATGGATGCATTTGGAACAGCTCATAGAAAAGAAGCATCAACATATGGTGTTATGAAATTTGCTAAAATTTCTTGTGCGGGTCCATTATTAGTCTCTGAAATTAAAGCTTTAAAAAAAGCAATTAAAAATCCTAAACGTCCTTTAGTAACAATATTAGGTGGATCAAAAATTTCTACAAAATTTAAACTTTTAAAAAAACTATCAAAAGTATCAGATACAATAATTACTGGAGGAGGAATTGCAAATACTTTTTTAGCTATAAAAAATAATATTGGAAAATCTATTTTTGAAAAAGAATATATAAAACTAGCTAAAAAATTACTTCATAAATACAATATAATAATTCCAACAGATTCTAAATTAAAAATTTTAAAAAATAAAAAAAAATATTCTGTAAAAACAAAAAAAATTTATAATATAAAAAAAAATGAAGAAATTATGGACATTGGAAAAAAAAGTATTAAAAAATATAAAAAAATTATAAAAAAAGCAAAAACTATTATATGGAACGGACCTGTTGGAGTTTTTGAGAATAAAAAATTCAGAAAAGGAACTAAAAAAATAGCCCATTTTATAGCAAAAAATTCAGGATTTTCACTTGCTGGAGGAGGAGACACATTAGCTGTAATTGAAATGTTTAACATAAAAAAAAATATTTCATACATTTCTACCGGAGGGGGAGCTTTTTTAAAATTTATAGAATCAGGAACATTACCTATTATTAAAATGTTAAAACAAGTTTATAATAAAAAATTATTAAGGGAAAAGTATGAAAAAAAAAAATAA